Below is a window of Tsuneonella deserti DNA.
CTGGCGCTTCGCATCAAGCGCGAACCATTCTCCTACAAGATCTTGCAAGCTCAGACACGCTAATATTCCCGGTTGAGGATTGGATTTCGCGGTCGAAGTCGAAGTCCAGCCGACCGTCACCAGCTGCTCGATGCCGTAAGCCGGGTCGGTATCCAAGTCTCGCTGATCGTCCAGGCGGATCGCCGCGAGAAGTTTGTCTGCAGCCCTGTCAGTGAAGCCACCCTGTGCACGGCGTAACTCCAGCACGTATTCTCCCCGACTTACATAATCACCGATCGACGGCAATATACCTACCGCCTCGGCCCCTTCTTTTCGCGCTTGACGCGCCAGCATTTCGACGTCGATCCGGGTCACATACCCACTGTCCTTGGATGGGACACGAGCGCGCGGCAGCACGATCGCGGATTCTGGGAAATGCTCCCAGGTATGCTCGAGCATCTTCCCTTGGTCGGATCGAGCACGCCGAGTGTGCTGTAAGATGCTTTTCACGATCATGACCGGGCGCATCTGATCGATCGTGGAGTAAATAAGTATGATGAGCAGAAATAGCGCCACGACGGTCAGAGCGAACGCCATCATCGCACCATAAACCGGCGTATAATCTGGGTGAACGGCCGCAAGGATGACTAGGCAATACAGGGCGAGACCCACGAAGAACCCAAAGAAAACCTGGTTTGCTCTGCGGCGTAGAAACTGATCGTACACTTGGCTTGTCAGCGCTGCGGCGCCCTGCTGAACTGCTACAAGCAAAAGCGAAAAGGTGATCGACGTGACCGTGATGATCGCACTCGCGATAGTCCCGAGCAGGGTCTGAACCGATTCATGCGACCCAGGCAAGATGGACGGCCATCCATGCTTGATCCGCATGCTATCGAGCCAAATGACGGCCACAGACAGTGCGAGAAACGCCGCGATAACGAGTGTCGGGATCGTCAGGAACTCGGAGAATGCGCGTCGGACACTCGCGTACAAGTGCGACAAGCGCCCTCTTGCCTTATTGTCCTCGCGGTCCTCCACTTTGCGCAGCGTCTGTGAATTGAGCAATCTCTGCAATTCGTCCATGTCGCCTCGCTATAGCTTGACCGAACAGCAAACTGACGGGCGAGCGACCCGCTGTCAAAATGCCTCCCTCCCTCCGATCGCTAAAGTTTGCAGGTGGGCGGCGCTTTCGGAACGTCACCATTGCAGGCTCGTTCGCTCCTCAAGGGGCTAGCAATGCAAGAAAATCAACACAGATCGATCCTGCCGTCCATTCTGGCCGCGCTACTCGCGCTCATGGGGGCCGCGCTCGTCGTTGGAGGCGTATGGCTCGTATCCAGGGGCGGATCTGCGTATTACGCCATCGCCGGCGCGGCGCTGCTCGCGAACGGGTTGCTGATGTGGCGTCGGCGCCCGGCCGCGTTGTGGCTTTACTCCGTCATTCTGCTTGCCACGATGGCGTGGGCGGTGTGGGAGGTCGGACTCGATTTCTGGCAACTGGCGCCGCGAGGCGACATTCTCGTGCCACTTGGTCTGGTCATGCTGCTCCCCTGGGTCGTGCGCCCGCTCAGTCGGACGCGGAGCTGGCCCGGTCCGGCATGGCCGCTAGTCGGAGCGCTGGGCATTGCGGTGGTCGTCGGGATTGCCGCGCTCGCTCACGACGAACATCGCCTCGAGGGACGCATCGCTGCCGCACCCCGCGCGCCGGTCGCGCTCGATCCGCTGCTCGCCGCAGGCGACTGGCCGGCGTACGGAGGCTCGCTCAGGGGCAACCGGTATTCGCCGCTCACTCAGATAACTCCGGCGAATGTCGGCGGCCTCGAGCAGGTCTGGCGCTTCGAGACCGGCGACACAAAGACCGGTAGCGATCCCGACGAGTTCACGTACGAGGTGACTCCTATCAAGGTGGGCAACCTGCTGTACGTCTGTACCCCGCATAACCTGGTGATCGCGCTCGACGCAGAGACTGGCAGGCAGGTGTGGCGGTTCGATCCCAAAATCAGGGCGTCGAAAGACATGCAGCACCTCACCTGCCGCGGAGTTTCGTATCATGCGGAGGATGCCGTCGCTGAGCAGGCCTCCGGCACCGATTGCGCACAGCGCATCATCATGGGGACTAACGACGCGCGCCTGATCGCGCTCAATGCGCTCACTGGCCGTCCATGCGCCGGTTTCGGGAACAACGGGCAGGTTGACGTCTGGCCGGGTCAGGCGGGGCAGGAGCGGGGGTGGTGGCAGATCACCTCGCCGCCGGTTGTCACCCGCGATCTGATCATCTTTGGCGGAGCGGTATTCGACAACAAGTCTACCTTCATGCCTTCGGGCGTCATCCGCGCTTATGACGTGCGCACGGGCTCGCCGGTGTGGGCGTTCGATCCGGGCAATCCAGGCAAAACTTCGCCGCGGGGGACCGAGGGCAGCTTCGTGCCCTCGTCACCCAATAGCTGGTCGATGGCAGCGGCGGACGAGGAACTAGGCCTCGTCTACGTGCCCATGGGGATGGCGGCCATCGACCAATGGGGTGGCCGGCGCACGCCCGCGACGGAACGCTTCGCCACCTCGGTGCTCGCGCTAGATATCGCGAGCGGACAGCTACGGTGGGTGTTCCAGACCGTCCATCACGATCTTTGGGACATGGACGTCCCGGCCCAACCGTCACTCGTGGACCTCACGCTGCCGGGCCGTGGGCGGGTACCTGCATTGGTGCAATCGACCAAGACCGGCGACATCTACGTGCTCGACCGCCGGACCGGCCAGCCGGTCTTTCCGGTCGAGGAGCGCCGCGTCCCGGGCGGCGCTCCTCCCGGGGACCGGCTATCTCCCACTCAGCCATTTTCCTCGGTCAGCTTTATGCCGAAGGAGAACGCGAGCGAAGCGGGCATGTGGGGCGCGACGATGTTCGACCAGCTCGCCTGCCGGATCAAGTTCAAAGGCTTGCGCTACGAAGGTCCCTACACCCCGCCGTCGCTTCAGGGAACGCTAGTGTACCCAGGCAATTTCGGAGTGATGGATTGGGGCGGCATGGCCATCGACCCCCAGCGGATGATTGCCTTTGCCCATCCCAACTACATTGCCTTCGTCGACAGGCTGATTCCCAGTGGCCCCGTTGCGCCTAGGTTCAGGGCACATGGCGACAAGCCGCCGACGCCGGCCGACCAGAACGACGAGCCCTCGTCGGCCAGCGTCGCGGGATACAACCCCAACACGGGCGCGCCTTTCGCTGTCGCGCTGAACCCGTTCCTGTCCCCGCTTGGGCTGCCCTGCCAATCGCCGCCCTGGGGCTACGTGGCGGGCCTCGACCTCTCGAGCGGAAAGGTCACCTGGAAGCATCGCAACGGCACTATCCGCGATCAGAGCCCCGTTCCCGTGCCGATCGAGCTCGGCGTGCCGTCGCTCGGGGGACCGATGGTCATGGCCGGCGGGGTGGCATTTCTGGGTTCCGCCCTCGATTACTACCTGCGCGCCTACGATACCGAGACGGGCGAGGAGCTCTGGAAAGCGCGCCTGCCCGCAGGCGGCCAGGCAAGTCCGATGAGCTACTGGTCTAAAGCCAGCGGCCGCCAGTTCGTGGTCATCGCTGCCGGGGGGCATGGCTCGCTCGGGACGCGCAAGGGAGACAGCATCGTGGCCTATGCGTTGCGACAGGAATAGTCCAGCCTTCGGCAGGCGGAATGGTCAAGTGAGATCAAGAGAGTGGCAGGCGGTCGCTTTTAGAGGCGGCGTCCACTTTGACGGCGTGGGAACACCTTGGGTTCATTGATTGAAGAAGCTGGGTCCTCGCCAATTCTCCCTGTCTCGATGGATGAAAACGCGGAACGTCTGGTTGCGCGCGCTCGATCACGCCTTTGAGGCGGTGTCTCTTCTGTTTGAACATGTCGGGGCAAGGCAGGACTAACCGATGCTTGGTCTGCTTTCGGGCAAATTGAAGCTGGCATGGTATGTCCGATAAGAGGGCGCATAGCTGACTGGCAGCTTCTGGGCCGGGTTCGGAAGTTAGAGGTTGCGCCGTTTGCGGATAGTCCGCCCTGTTTTCCATTCAGCCGATGCAGCCACGGCGCTTGCGAACTGAGACGCATTATTGCCCTCGGATGCGTTGGTGCTGTCGAGCAGGCTTTGGAGGGTGAGAACCTAAATGGCGATGCGGCAGGATCGCTGCAGCAGCCCTCTGTGCTGGTCGTGCTAGTCAGGAATGATGCGCGGGCCCGCTTGGTATCGCGGTAAGTTTCTTCTGCTATTAATGGGCCTTATGCGAGATTTGAAAAAACTCCAGCGCGCGCTGGTGACCCTAGTTTTCCTGGCCGTGCCCCTCGCGCTCGTCGGAATGTTTGTGCTGGTCCAACAAGAGTTCCAGCAGACCCGGTCCCTGAGGGCTTCGGTGGAGCAATCGGCCGCGGCGCGCCGCTACCTGGTGGAGGT
It encodes the following:
- a CDS encoding membrane-bound PQQ-dependent dehydrogenase, glucose/quinate/shikimate family, with the protein product MQENQHRSILPSILAALLALMGAALVVGGVWLVSRGGSAYYAIAGAALLANGLLMWRRRPAALWLYSVILLATMAWAVWEVGLDFWQLAPRGDILVPLGLVMLLPWVVRPLSRTRSWPGPAWPLVGALGIAVVVGIAALAHDEHRLEGRIAAAPRAPVALDPLLAAGDWPAYGGSLRGNRYSPLTQITPANVGGLEQVWRFETGDTKTGSDPDEFTYEVTPIKVGNLLYVCTPHNLVIALDAETGRQVWRFDPKIRASKDMQHLTCRGVSYHAEDAVAEQASGTDCAQRIIMGTNDARLIALNALTGRPCAGFGNNGQVDVWPGQAGQERGWWQITSPPVVTRDLIIFGGAVFDNKSTFMPSGVIRAYDVRTGSPVWAFDPGNPGKTSPRGTEGSFVPSSPNSWSMAAADEELGLVYVPMGMAAIDQWGGRRTPATERFATSVLALDIASGQLRWVFQTVHHDLWDMDVPAQPSLVDLTLPGRGRVPALVQSTKTGDIYVLDRRTGQPVFPVEERRVPGGAPPGDRLSPTQPFSSVSFMPKENASEAGMWGATMFDQLACRIKFKGLRYEGPYTPPSLQGTLVYPGNFGVMDWGGMAIDPQRMIAFAHPNYIAFVDRLIPSGPVAPRFRAHGDKPPTPADQNDEPSSASVAGYNPNTGAPFAVALNPFLSPLGLPCQSPPWGYVAGLDLSSGKVTWKHRNGTIRDQSPVPVPIELGVPSLGGPMVMAGGVAFLGSALDYYLRAYDTETGEELWKARLPAGGQASPMSYWSKASGRQFVVIAAGGHGSLGTRKGDSIVAYALRQE
- a CDS encoding DUF2254 family protein; the protein is MDELQRLLNSQTLRKVEDREDNKARGRLSHLYASVRRAFSEFLTIPTLVIAAFLALSVAVIWLDSMRIKHGWPSILPGSHESVQTLLGTIASAIITVTSITFSLLLVAVQQGAAALTSQVYDQFLRRRANQVFFGFFVGLALYCLVILAAVHPDYTPVYGAMMAFALTVVALFLLIILIYSTIDQMRPVMIVKSILQHTRRARSDQGKMLEHTWEHFPESAIVLPRARVPSKDSGYVTRIDVEMLARQARKEGAEAVGILPSIGDYVSRGEYVLELRRAQGGFTDRAADKLLAAIRLDDQRDLDTDPAYGIEQLVTVGWTSTSTAKSNPQPGILACLSLQDLVGEWFALDAKRQSRSVVGFPVIYTDNVFRRLLDGLESLTVVASESMQHQTLAAAYHALAFTASQDPRELGSRAADITLRSLTALGDHVFTQVLEDACYSLVDMLRHRGFPDAADKLESASRQLSSGSGELHSRATRSP